Genomic DNA from Bacteroides zhangwenhongii:
CATCAAAGTCACCTTCAAGGATGTAGCCGGTCTGGCGGAAGCCAAACAGGAAGTGGAAGAGATTGTCGAGTTCCTGAAAGAGCCGCAGAAATACACGGATCTGGGAGGTAAAATACCTAAAGGAGCTTTGTTAGTAGGCCCTCCGGGAACAGGTAAGACATTGCTTGCCAAAGCGGTTGCCGGTGAAGCGAACGTACCCTTCTTCTCCCTTGCCGGATCGGATTTTGTGGAAATGTTCGTAGGTGTAGGCGCATCCCGCGTCCGCGACTTGTTCAAGCAGGCAAAAGAGAAAGCTCCTTGTATTGTCTTTATTGACGAAATCGACGCAGTGGGACGCGCACGTGGTAAAAATCCCGCAATGGGAGGAAACGACGAGCGCGAAAACACCTTGAACCAGTTGCTTACGGAAATGGATGGCTTCGGTTCCAACAGTGGTGTGATTATTCTTGCCGCTACCAACCGGGTAGACGTATTGGACAAAGCCTTGCTCCGTGCAGGGCGTTTCGACCGTCAGATACACGTAGATCTGCCCGACCTGAATGAACGTAAAGAAGTATTCGGCGTACACTTGCGCCCGATCAAGATAGATGACACGGTAGATGTAGACTTGCTGGCTCGCCAGACTCCGGGATTCTCCGGCGCCGACATTGCCAATGTCTGCAACGAAGCGGCATTGATCGCTGCCCGTCACGGAAAGAAATTCGTTGGCAAACAAGACTTCTTGGATGCAGTAGACCGTATCATCGGTGGTCTGGAAAAGAAAACCAAGATTACTACAGAAGCCGAAAGACGTTCTATCGCCTTGCACGAAGCAGGACACGCATCCATCTCCTGGTTGCTGGAATACGCCAACCCTCTAATCAAAGTGACAATTGTTCCTCGTGGACGTGCATTGGGAGCAGCCTGGTATTTGCCGGAAGAGCGTCAGATCACAACAAAAGAACAAATGCTCGATGAAATGTGTGCTACGCTGGGAGGACGTGCAGCCGAAGACTTATTTATCGGCCGTATCTCTACCGGTGCCATGAACGATCTGGAAAGGGTTACGAAACAGGCATACGGCATGATTGCTTATTTAGGAATGAGTGATAAGCTGCCTAACTTATGTTATTACAACAACGAAGAATACTCCTTCAACCGTCCATATAGCGAGAAAACAGCCGAACTTATCGACGAAGAAGTAAAAAGGATGGTCAACGAACAGTATGAACGTGCCAAAAAAATCCTGTCTGAACATCAGGAAGGTCACAATCAATTGGCACAATTACTGATTGACAAAGAAGTGATCTTCGCGGAAGACGTTGAGCGTATCTTCGGAAAGCGTCCTTGGGCTTCCCGTTCAGAAGAAATCATGGCAGCCAAAGAAAGCCAGGATGCGGCTAAAGCAGAAAAGCAACTTGCTGAAAAGCTGAAAGGGGAAGAAAAAGAGATAAAAGAAGAGGAAGCCAAGAATTCTGCGGAAGAAAAAGCTGCGGAAGGAAAAGTTACCGTAGAAGGTTCCAAAGTCACTGTAGAGAAAAACACATCTACGGAACCGACTACCGATAAAGAAAAATAAGCCACTGTTTAATCAATTAAAAAACGAGCTGATTGTGAACAATTTTATAAAACGAGCCATCACAGGTGTACTCTTTGTTGCTATTTTGGTAGGATGCATCCTCTATGGCGCATTTAGCTTCGGCATCTTATTTACCGCCATTAGCGCACTCACCATTTATGAGTTCGGACAGCTGGTTAATATGCGTGCGGAAGGGGTTCAGATAAACAAGACCATCAATATGTTGGGCGGCGCTTATCTGTTTCTTGCCATCATGGGATTCTGCATTGACGCGGCTGATTCCAAAATCTTTATCCCCTACGTACTGCTATTGCTGTATATGATGATCAGCGAGCTGTATCTGAAGAAAGAGAATCCCGTGCTTAACTGGGCTTATTCCATGTTCAGCCAACTCTACATCGGGCTTCCGTTCGCTTTACTGAATGTATTAGCTTTCCACAACGATCCGGAATACAGCAGCATAAGTTATAACCCTATTCTACCACTATCTATCTTTATTTTCCTTTGGCTGAATGACACAGGTGCTTATTGCATCGGTTCGCTTATCGGAAAGCATAGATTATTCGAGCGTATCTCTCCTAAGAAATCATGGGAAGGTTCTATCGGCGGCGGAGTAGTAGCGATCGGAGTAGCCTTCATACTCGCTCATTATTTCCCGGTGATGTCCATGCCGGAATGGGCAGGGCTGGCTTTAGTCGTAGTTATATTCGGCACATGGGGGGATTTGACAGAATCACTGCTGAAACGTCAGTTGCACGTTAAAGATTCGGGAACTATTCTTCCTGGACACGGAGGAATGCTCGACCGTTTTGACAGTTCTTTAATGGCTATTCCGGCAGCAGTCGTTTATCTGTATGCACTAACCTGGTTCTAATCCAATCGCTTTATCGGATTATCAAACAAACCAACATCATAAAAAGAAAAGGTCGGGAACTTCACAGGAAGTGAGCCCGACCTTTTTCACACACAGCGAATCATAGTTAGAGGTTATCGGATTGAAGAAGTGGAATGCACATCCTTCGCCTTTTCCGGCACTCCTACCGGATGGTCGAAATCAAGAACGATCACTCTTCCTTCTCCATTTTCTTTTGAATTTATAGTAACTTTAAAACCTTTCATCGTAGTTTCACCATCCTCTTCCGTCGGATAAAAATCTTCCAGATTATAGGAAACCCGTCCCCATCCCCAATAACCGGTCACATCATCATACGTATTATAACGCAACTCCAGATGAACATAACCGTCTTCAGCAACATTTACCGTCTCCGGTGCCGATGGATCGCCAAGTTCACCGGGTTCAGTCGTATCCATCAGATTCTGAACAAGGCTGATACGATGTTTCGTCGAACGAGGTAGGTTCTGATGGAAAATAACATTCAGGTATTTCCCCCCTAGCCACATATCACCTTGATAAATCACAATCGGATCATTTCCAAATTCCTCCTCTTCTTCCGTAGTTTTCATTTCTTCCACCCCTTTAGTCAAGACATCCTGAATGCCTTCCATTTTTACCTGAACGCCCTTTTCGTCTTTCATATCAGCCAAAGGATTAAAGAATGCAACCACCCGTTCACCATCTACCGGTCTGTACCAAGGAATGGAAGAGCTGACCGGATCAATGATTCCCCAACGGTCACCCTCCAGGAAATAACCGCCGCCACCGGTTGTACGTACGGTCGCCCAGTCCCAACTGAAATCTCCGATAGAATAATAATCGTCGTCATCGTCACATGACTGCAACATTGGCACCAATGCCAACAATAGAATTCCTAAAAGCCATTTAAATTTTTTCATGTTAGATCCTTTCTTTTTTAACCTTCTGTCTTATAAATAAAAAAGCCGTGCAAATATTGCATCGGCTTTACGTTTATTCAGAAAAAGAAAGTTATTTTTTCAACAGCTCCAACATCTTGCACGCCGCATGACGAGGAGCGCCTGCCGGACCTAGCCGTTCAGCCATACGCTCATATTCCGCCAGCATTTCACGCCTGTACTTGTCATCTTCAAGAATCTTTTCCAGTTCACTCTGCATATTCTTCACAGTCATCGTATCAGCCACCAACTCCTTCACAACCTCACGGTCCGCAATCAGATTGACCAAAGAAATGAACTTCACCGTCAGAATATGACGCCTCAAAAACGAAATCACCTTTCCAATCGGAGTGTGATAACAAACTACCTGCGGAACGCGGAACAACGCCGTTTCAAGGGTAGCCGTTCCCGAAGTAACCAATGCCGCATCCGCGTGTTGCAGCAGACGATAAGTCTGACCAAAAATAATTTTCACCTTCGACTCTCCTATATACTGTTCGTAATATTCAGGAGCAATGGAAGGAGCGCCAGCCAGAACAAGTTGGTAGTCGGGGAAAGCAGAAGCCGCCTTCAACATATCCGGCAAGTTATCTTTTATCTCCTGCTTTCTGCTTCCTGCCAAAAGTGCAATAATCGGTTTATTCTCCAACTGATTATCCGCAATAAACCCAGCCGTATTTTTCGGATGCGCTTCCTGATAGGCCGTCACTTCATCCACCGTAGGATTCCCCACATAATGGATAGGATAGTGATGCTTTCCTTCAAAGAACTCCACTTCAAAAGGAAGAATGGAGAAAAGCTCGTCCACATCACGCTTTATATTCTTGATGCGGTATTCTTTCCAAGCCCATATCTTCGGAGAAATATAATAATATACGGGAATCTGCGTCTTTGCGTGGACAAACTTGGCGATATCCAGATTGAATCCCGGATAATCTACCAAAATGACAACATCCGGATTCCAGGAAACGATATCTTCCTTGCAACGTCTCATATTGGCAAAGATAGTACGCAGATGGAGCAACACCGGAACAAATCCCATATAAGCCAACTCCTTATAATGTTTCACCATCGTACCGCCTACGGCAGCCATCAGATCACCGCCGAAAAAACGAAATTCAGCTTGAGGATCTTCCACCTTCAAAGCTGCCATCAGATGAGAAGCGTGCAAGTCACCGGAGGCTTCGCCCACAATCAGATAATACTTCATAGAGTTGAGAGTTGAGAGTTGAGAGTTGAGAGTTGGTAGGGATAGATGACCAATAGAGTGTCATGCTTTCTTTTTCAACTTTCAATTTTCAACTAATTAAACCATTTATTAAGTTCATCAATAAAGTGATATGCCGTCACATCGACAGTCGTCGGAGTGATGGCCACGTAGCCGTTTGCTAATGCCCAATGATCGTTCCTTTCATTTTCAGGTTCGTGATCGGTAAATTCACCTGTCAGCCAAAAGTAATTCGGATCGCTCAGACGAGGGCAAGCAGCCCACTCGTTCGTCCAACACCCTTTGGCCTGTTCGCAAATCTTTACTCCTTTTATATCAGCCGTATCCGGGAAATTCACATTCAAGCAAGTCAAAGGAGGAAGTCCTTTTTCCAGTACCATCGCGGCAATCTTGCGTATATAAGGTCCCGCAGCCTCAAAATCCGCATCGGGAGCATGATTGCACAAAGAGAATCCAATGGAAGGAATCCCATTCAGACAACCTTCAAACACAACTCCCATCGTACCTGAATAATGTACATTGGTAGCCGAATTATCCCCATGATTAATACCACCTACTACCAAATCCGGTGTCCGGTCGAGTACTGTATTCCGAGCCAGTTTAATGCAATCGGTCGGGGTTCCCGAACATTTGTATACAGTCAGTCCAACTTCTTTTTTGACCAATTGATAATGAACAGGTTGTGTCACCGTAAGCGCGCATCCGCTACCGGAACGCGGTGAATCCGGTGCCATTACCACGATTTCTCCTAATGGACGGAGA
This window encodes:
- the ftsH gene encoding ATP-dependent zinc metalloprotease FtsH, coding for MDNKNSNNNNNSNKPNNKVNLPKFNLNWMYMIIALMLLGLWWGSDSKGVGSKNVTYSEFQDYVRNGYVSKVLGYEDKSIEAYLKPTAVGAVFGADSTKVGRNPVITSRTPSTDKLEEFLQTEKEAGHFDGTSDYPPKSDIFPAILIQILPLVLLVALWIFFMRRMSGGGSGGPGGVFNVGKSKAQLFEKGGAIKVTFKDVAGLAEAKQEVEEIVEFLKEPQKYTDLGGKIPKGALLVGPPGTGKTLLAKAVAGEANVPFFSLAGSDFVEMFVGVGASRVRDLFKQAKEKAPCIVFIDEIDAVGRARGKNPAMGGNDERENTLNQLLTEMDGFGSNSGVIILAATNRVDVLDKALLRAGRFDRQIHVDLPDLNERKEVFGVHLRPIKIDDTVDVDLLARQTPGFSGADIANVCNEAALIAARHGKKFVGKQDFLDAVDRIIGGLEKKTKITTEAERRSIALHEAGHASISWLLEYANPLIKVTIVPRGRALGAAWYLPEERQITTKEQMLDEMCATLGGRAAEDLFIGRISTGAMNDLERVTKQAYGMIAYLGMSDKLPNLCYYNNEEYSFNRPYSEKTAELIDEEVKRMVNEQYERAKKILSEHQEGHNQLAQLLIDKEVIFAEDVERIFGKRPWASRSEEIMAAKESQDAAKAEKQLAEKLKGEEKEIKEEEAKNSAEEKAAEGKVTVEGSKVTVEKNTSTEPTTDKEK
- a CDS encoding phosphatidate cytidylyltransferase codes for the protein MVNNFIKRAITGVLFVAILVGCILYGAFSFGILFTAISALTIYEFGQLVNMRAEGVQINKTINMLGGAYLFLAIMGFCIDAADSKIFIPYVLLLLYMMISELYLKKENPVLNWAYSMFSQLYIGLPFALLNVLAFHNDPEYSSISYNPILPLSIFIFLWLNDTGAYCIGSLIGKHRLFERISPKKSWEGSIGGGVVAIGVAFILAHYFPVMSMPEWAGLALVVVIFGTWGDLTESLLKRQLHVKDSGTILPGHGGMLDRFDSSLMAIPAAVVYLYALTWF
- a CDS encoding NigD1/NigD2 family lipoprotein, yielding MKKFKWLLGILLLALVPMLQSCDDDDDYYSIGDFSWDWATVRTTGGGGYFLEGDRWGIIDPVSSSIPWYRPVDGERVVAFFNPLADMKDEKGVQVKMEGIQDVLTKGVEEMKTTEEEEEFGNDPIVIYQGDMWLGGKYLNVIFHQNLPRSTKHRISLVQNLMDTTEPGELGDPSAPETVNVAEDGYVHLELRYNTYDDVTGYWGWGRVSYNLEDFYPTEEDGETTMKGFKVTINSKENGEGRVIVLDFDHPVGVPEKAKDVHSTSSIR
- the lpxB gene encoding lipid-A-disaccharide synthase, with protein sequence MKYYLIVGEASGDLHASHLMAALKVEDPQAEFRFFGGDLMAAVGGTMVKHYKELAYMGFVPVLLHLRTIFANMRRCKEDIVSWNPDVVILVDYPGFNLDIAKFVHAKTQIPVYYYISPKIWAWKEYRIKNIKRDVDELFSILPFEVEFFEGKHHYPIHYVGNPTVDEVTAYQEAHPKNTAGFIADNQLENKPIIALLAGSRKQEIKDNLPDMLKAASAFPDYQLVLAGAPSIAPEYYEQYIGESKVKIIFGQTYRLLQHADAALVTSGTATLETALFRVPQVVCYHTPIGKVISFLRRHILTVKFISLVNLIADREVVKELVADTMTVKNMQSELEKILEDDKYRREMLAEYERMAERLGPAGAPRHAACKMLELLKK
- the surE gene encoding 5'/3'-nucleotidase SurE, whose amino-acid sequence is MENKRPLILVSNDDGIMAKGISELVKFLRPLGEIVVMAPDSPRSGSGCALTVTQPVHYQLVKKEVGLTVYKCSGTPTDCIKLARNTVLDRTPDLVVGGINHGDNSATNVHYSGTMGVVFEGCLNGIPSIGFSLCNHAPDADFEAAGPYIRKIAAMVLEKGLPPLTCLNVNFPDTADIKGVKICEQAKGCWTNEWAACPRLSDPNYFWLTGEFTDHEPENERNDHWALANGYVAITPTTVDVTAYHFIDELNKWFN